Within Paenibacillus sabinae T27, the genomic segment AGACGGTCAGGATTGAAGGCGGGTCAGAACCATCCAGGCTCGTTATGGCAACGGCGGAAGCGTGGAGCGACGCGGAATTTATTTATGCGGATTACGGCGCCGCATACCGGGAGAAGGAAATCCACGGGCGATACAACTATACCCGCGAGATCACGAACCTGCTGACCCGTTCCGACCGGGCGAGCCGTATCGTTACAGGCATTACCTTAGGACAGGACGGCGCCTGGACCAGTTGGCCGCCCCATCACCATTCCGATACGCTGGAGGAAATCTACTTCTATTTCGATATTCCCGCTAACGGCTTTGGCATTCATGTGGGAATGCTGATGGATGGAACCGAGCAGGCGGAGATTGTCCGTTCGGGGGATGCGGTCATCATTCCGAACGGCTATCATCCCACGGTGGCGTCGCCGGGCGCCAGAATGAAATATGTCTTTTTTCTGGGAGCCAAGGAGAGAGAAGAGGATCGCCGGGCTTCATCTGAAGATCATCCTTTTTACAGGTAACCGTTATTGGATTAAGCGTGTGCTGTGCAGCACTTAATCCAAAAGCAAAGACTTGAAAGCGTAAACATTAATCGATTCCAGAACCGGTGCATTGACTATACATTAAGCCGGGGAAGAAGACGGGGAGGATCAGTCATGTATTTCGGTAGTATTGAAACCTTGGAACAAACAAAGCGGCAGTATCCGCCGGCCATTGCAAGAGCTCTTCAGTATTTGAAGGATAACCGGGAGCAATTTCTGTCCATGGACGCCGGTGTGTATCCCATTGAAGGGCAGCAGATCTATGCTCAGGTCGTCAATCTGGAGACCAAGAAGAAGGAGGACACCCGGCCGGAGGTTCACCGCAAGTATATCGATGTGCAATTTTCCGTGGAAGGCAACGAACGGATCGGGTTTGCGGCGGACACGGGAAACAATGCTGTAGATGAGGATTTGGCGGCGGAGAAGGACATTATTTTTTACAAGCAGGCCGAGAATGAAATGGAGCTTCTGATGCAGCCGGGGCAGTTCGCTGTCTTCTTTCCCGAGGATGTCCATCGTCCGGGCTGTCAGAACAAAAGTCAGGCACATCTGCGCAAAGTGATCGTCAAGGTAAGCACAGAAGCCTTGTAACTAATCTGGGGAGGCGTTAGAGGACATGATCTTTTCCAACATTGAAACCGGAGAAGCCATCGAGAAAAAGTATACGGAGCCTGTAGTCCGGGCCATCCGGTATTTGCAGGAGCATCAGCATGAATTTGCGCTTATGGAGACAGGTATTTATCCGATTGAAGGCGATGATTTCTTTGTTCAGGTCTTCGATGTCACCACCCGGGATAAAGAAGAGGCCAGACCGGAAGTGCACCGCAAATATGTTGAGCTGCACTATTCGGTAGAGGGGAAAGAACGAATCGGGTTTGCGGTGGATTTAGGCAAGAACACGGTGACGGAGACGCTGCTGGAGACCAAGGATGCGATTTTTTACGCCGAGGTTAACAGGGAAGTGGAGCTGGTGCTGGAGCCGGGGGATTATGCGATCTTTTTCCCCGAGGATGTTCACCGGCCGATTTGGGAGCACGGCGGCAGGGCGGCAATCCGCAGAGTAGTCATTAAGATCAACGAAGCCATTTTGTAATCGTTAATTCGCTTGAAAACTTCCTATAACAAGGGGTGTCAGTGAGATGAAAAGCGAAACTCAGACCATACCGAACAGCCGTTGGAAACGGATTTTGCCTCCACTATTGATTGTGTGCATTATTTCATTTATGGACCGTGTGAACGTGAGCTTTGCCATATCTGGCGGCATGGATAAGGAACTTGGAATGACGGCCGGCATGGCCGGATTTGCGGCAGGAATATTCTTCTTCGGCTATTTGTTTCTGCAAATCCCCGGCGGACAAATCGCTGCCAAGAGGAGCGGCAAAAAGTTCATAGCCTGGGTGATTCCCTTTTGGGCGGTTGTTTCCATATTGAGCGGCTTGGCAACGAGCACGACTCAGCTGCTTGTGCTTCGGTTCTGTCTCGGTGTGGCAGAGGGCGGAATGCTGCCGGTTGTCCTGACGATGTGCAGCAACTGGTTCCCTAATGAGGAAAGAGGCCGGGCCAACGCCATTGTGCTGATGTTTGCGCCGATCGCGGCGATCATCACCGGCCCTATCTCGGGATTCATCATTTCTATGTCCGGCTGGCGCGAAATGTTCATTATTGAAGGGATTGTGTCGCTGATCGTGCTTATTCCCTGGCTGCTTATGGTCAGTGACCGCCCGCAGAAGGCCAAATGGATCAGCAAGGAAGAGAAAGATTACATTATCGGCAAGCTGGAAGAAGAGCAGCTGGCGATCGAGCAGGAAAATCAGGTGAAGCAGGCATCGATCAAGGATTTGCTGCCCAATAAATCCATGTGGAAGCTCATAGCTCTGAACTTCTGCTACCAATCGGGCGATTATGGATTCTCCATGTGGCTGCCGACGCTGCTCAAGAAATTGACCCATAGCGGAATGGGGATGGTGGGCCTGTTGTCCAGCTTGCCGTGGGTCGCGTGTATTGCAGGTATGCTGCTGTTCTCGGGCCTGTCCGACCGGACCGGACGGAGAAGGGAATTTGTCATTATTCCGCTGCTGGGATTCGCGCTGTGCTTGCTTCTGTCTGTAACGATTAAAGGGAATATCTGGTTCTCATACGTCTTTCTTATTGGCGCCGGATTCTTCGTAAAAGCTGCCGGGGTAGTGTTCTGGGCAATCCCTCCGCGTTTGTTCAGCAAGGAAGTCGCTGGCGGAGCCCGGGGAGCCATCAATGCGCTCGGGAACCTGGGCGGATTCTTTGGACCCTATATCGTCGGTTTTCTCATTCAAGCATTCAATTATAATGTAGGGGTGTACAGCCTTGTAGGTCTGCTGGCCGTATCGGCGCTTATTACCGCCACGCTGCCGAAGACAGTTCAAAGCATAGTGAGCGATAAAGCGGCCTGATTCACAATAGAGATAGCGGCGGCTGAAGTGGCAGCAAGCTCATGCCGCCGCAAAATACAGGAGATGGAGGAATCATACGATGGATTTATCTGATTTTTCACTGGAAGGCAAACTGGCAGTCGTTACCGGAGGCAACAGGGGGCTTGGACAAGGCATGGCGGTTGCGTTGGCCAAGGCCGGAGCGAATATCGTGTCCGTACAGCGGAGCGGGGAGAGCCCGGAAACTGCGGCTTTGACGGAAGCGCTGGGCCGCCGCTGTCATGCGGTCGCCTGCGATCTGGCGGAGCTGAAGACGGGAGAAGAGCTCGCAGCGGCGATTGAGGAGCAGTTCGGTCCGGTGGACATTCTGGTCAACAATGCGGGGATACAGCGCCGCCATCCGGCGGAGCAATTTCCAATCGAAGACTGGGATCTGGTGATGCAGGTTCAGCTTCGCTCGGTGTTCATGCTCTGCCAGGCGTTCGGCAAACGGATGCTGGAAAGAGGCTCCGGCAAAATCATCAATATCGCCTCGCTGCTGTCTTTCTCCGGCGGCTTGACCGTGCCAGCCTATGCGGCGGCGAAGGGAGGGATCGCCCAGCTGACCAAGGCACTGGCCAATGAATGGTCCTCGCGGGGAGTGAATGTCAATGCCATTGCGCCCGGGTATATGGCGACGGATATGAATACGGCCTTGATTAACGATTCGGTCCGCAGCGGGCAGATCATGGACCGGATTCCGTCCAAACGCTGGGGTTCGCCGGAGGATATGGGCGGGACCGCCGTCTTTCTTGCTTCCGAGGCCGCGCGTTATATTCACGGACAGATCATCTGTGTGGATGGAGGTTGGATGGCAAGATAGCTTGCGGACAGTCTTTGATCAATTTGATATTTTGCAATATATAGGATGAACTTGCAAAATGGCATCAGGGTAAGGAGTAACGAAGGGGAATTTTGGAACTGTAGGAGCGATAGCGATCGCCCGAAAGCTTTCCGGAGGAAAGCTCGCTTCGAAAGCATAGGCTGTCACCGGATTTCATCCGCGAATAGTGGTTTTAATTAAGAAATCTGGGGACAACAGCGGCCGGAAGTCCAAACATTCCTCGTAGTTACGACTGATATCTGATGTAAACAATTCAAGTTCAGCTTATATAATTGTTAAAAAATTTAATAAACCAATAGGAGTGGATCATTCATGTCCAAAGCACGTGTCTATGTTACATATCCGCTGGGGGACGATATTCTCGCACTGCTTCGCGAACAATGTGAAGTGGTGATGAACCCTGAGGAGCGGAGCCTGAGCCCGGAAGAGCTGATTGAAAATGCCCGGGGCTTCGACGCCGTTCTGACCGTGTCGGCAGGAGTCAATGAGGAAGTGGCCCGTGCGCTTGCTTCGAGCTGCAAAATTTTCGCCAACTACGGCGTCGGCTACAACAACATTGATGTCGAAGCCGCATCAAAACACGGCATTTATGTCAGCAACACGCCGGATGTTCTGACGGATGCAACGGCGGATTTTGCCTTTGCCCTGCTGCTGTCCGCCGCGCGCCGGGTAGTCGAATGCGATTCGTATGTACGGGCCGGCAAGAAGAACTGGGGCCCCATGAATCTGATCGGAGCCC encodes:
- a CDS encoding MFS transporter, coding for MKSETQTIPNSRWKRILPPLLIVCIISFMDRVNVSFAISGGMDKELGMTAGMAGFAAGIFFFGYLFLQIPGGQIAAKRSGKKFIAWVIPFWAVVSILSGLATSTTQLLVLRFCLGVAEGGMLPVVLTMCSNWFPNEERGRANAIVLMFAPIAAIITGPISGFIISMSGWREMFIIEGIVSLIVLIPWLLMVSDRPQKAKWISKEEKDYIIGKLEEEQLAIEQENQVKQASIKDLLPNKSMWKLIALNFCYQSGDYGFSMWLPTLLKKLTHSGMGMVGLLSSLPWVACIAGMLLFSGLSDRTGRRREFVIIPLLGFALCLLLSVTIKGNIWFSYVFLIGAGFFVKAAGVVFWAIPPRLFSKEVAGGARGAINALGNLGGFFGPYIVGFLIQAFNYNVGVYSLVGLLAVSALITATLPKTVQSIVSDKAA
- a CDS encoding 5-deoxy-glucuronate isomerase, whose translation is MELKFTAPSTPGLHRVVGPGNSRLEVLELFVLNLPPGEAQIIELEGSEASLVCIEGKQRAQSANSEYILLPGDGLYVPRGQTVRIEGGSEPSRLVMATAEAWSDAEFIYADYGAAYREKEIHGRYNYTREITNLLTRSDRASRIVTGITLGQDGAWTSWPPHHHSDTLEEIYFYFDIPANGFGIHVGMLMDGTEQAEIVRSGDAVIIPNGYHPTVASPGARMKYVFFLGAKEREEDRRASSEDHPFYR
- a CDS encoding YhcH/YjgK/YiaL family protein, which codes for MIFSNIETGEAIEKKYTEPVVRAIRYLQEHQHEFALMETGIYPIEGDDFFVQVFDVTTRDKEEARPEVHRKYVELHYSVEGKERIGFAVDLGKNTVTETLLETKDAIFYAEVNREVELVLEPGDYAIFFPEDVHRPIWEHGGRAAIRRVVIKINEAIL
- a CDS encoding YhcH/YjgK/YiaL family protein, producing the protein MYFGSIETLEQTKRQYPPAIARALQYLKDNREQFLSMDAGVYPIEGQQIYAQVVNLETKKKEDTRPEVHRKYIDVQFSVEGNERIGFAADTGNNAVDEDLAAEKDIIFYKQAENEMELLMQPGQFAVFFPEDVHRPGCQNKSQAHLRKVIVKVSTEAL
- the kduD gene encoding 2-dehydro-3-deoxy-D-gluconate 5-dehydrogenase KduD, producing the protein MDLSDFSLEGKLAVVTGGNRGLGQGMAVALAKAGANIVSVQRSGESPETAALTEALGRRCHAVACDLAELKTGEELAAAIEEQFGPVDILVNNAGIQRRHPAEQFPIEDWDLVMQVQLRSVFMLCQAFGKRMLERGSGKIINIASLLSFSGGLTVPAYAAAKGGIAQLTKALANEWSSRGVNVNAIAPGYMATDMNTALINDSVRSGQIMDRIPSKRWGSPEDMGGTAVFLASEAARYIHGQIICVDGGWMAR